A single genomic interval of Gossypium raimondii isolate GPD5lz chromosome 11, ASM2569854v1, whole genome shotgun sequence harbors:
- the LOC105761570 gene encoding hydroxymethylglutaryl-CoA lyase, mitochondrial, with the protein MIAARRLDKISRLMGSRATPSAFLKAFNKESLLWTESLNPKVRLLGNDDGDAVRFSTYHYSSNSNHSPTNKVLRNLPAHVKIVEVGPRDGLQNEKEIVPTSTKVQLIKMLVSSGLTVVEATSFVSPKWVPQLADAKDVMDAIRNIQGARFPVLTPNLKGFEAAVSAGANEVAIFASASESFSKSNINCSIEDSLARFRDVVSAAREISLPVRGYVSCVVGCPVEGIVPPSKVAYVAKQLFDMGCSEISLGDTIGVGTPGTVIPMLENVMNVVPIDNLAVHFHDTYGQALSNILTSLQMGIRTVDSSVSGLGGCPYAKGASGNVATEDVVYMLNGLGIETNVDLEKLLLAGDFICKHLRRPPSSKTAVALSSKKANSKL; encoded by the exons atgatAGCGGCAAGGCGACTTGATAAGATATCACGGCTGATGGGAAGCAGAGCCACCCCTTCTGCTTTTCTCAAAGCTTTTAA TAAGGAGTCATTGCTTTGGACTGAATCTTTGAACCCTAAAGTTAGGTTACTTGGTAACGACGATGGTGATGCTGTCCGTTTTTCAACATATCATTACAGCTCCAACAGCAATCATAGTCCCACAAATAAG GTCTTAAGAAACCTTCCAGCACATGTGAAGATAGTGGAGGTTGGGCCAAGGGATGGATTgcaaaatgaaaaggaaattgTACCTACCTCCACAAAGGTCCAGCTAATAAAAATGTTAGTTTCTTCAGGGTTGACTGTTGTCGAGGCCACAAGTTTTGTCTCACCAAAATGGGTTCCACAG CTGGCAGATGCAAAGGATGTAATGGATGCAATCCGGAATATTCAAGGAGCCCGATTTCCAGTATTAACTCCCAACCTTAAA GGTTTCGAAGCTGCTGTTTCAGCTGGAGCCAATGAAGTGGCCATCTTTGCCTCAGCTTCTGAGTCTTTTTCCAAGTCAAACATAAATTGCAGCATCGAAGATAGTCTTGCTCGTTTTAGAGATGTTGTTTCTGCTGCTAGAGAGATCTCACTTCCAGTTCGAGG ATATGTATCATGTGTCGTTGGCTGCCCAGTGGAAGGAATAGTGCCTCCATCAAAAGTAGCATATGTGGCTAAACAGCTCTTTGATATGGGTTGCTCAGAAATTTCCCTTGGTGATACAATTGGTGTTGGTACACCTG GTACTGTCATTCCAATGCTTGAAAATGTTATGAATGTTGTCCCAATCGATAATCTTGCTGTCCACTTTCATGACACTTATGGGCAAGCTCTGTCTAATATCTTAACATCACTCCAA ATGGGGATCAGGACCGTGGATTCATCAGTTTCCGGTCTCGGAGGTTGTCCATATGCTAAGGGTGCTTCAGGAAATGTTGCCACCGAGGATGTGGTTTACATGCTCAATGGGCTTGGGATAGAGACAAATGTCGATCTCGAAAAACTCTTGTTGGCCGGAGATTTTATATGCAAGCATTTGAGGCGGCCACCTAGTTCGAAGACAGCAGTTGCGTTGAGCAGTAAGAAGGCTAACTCCAAGCTTTAA